A stretch of DNA from Hippopotamus amphibius kiboko isolate mHipAmp2 chromosome 5, mHipAmp2.hap2, whole genome shotgun sequence:
AGGCCAGTCTGAAGAGCATGCTGTCCCCTCACTCCCCACCTGGCCTGGCCATCCCTGCCCCCCCAGCCTGACCCCCGGCCCCAGCATGGCCCAGGGTGCCATGCGCTTCTGTTCAGAAGGCGATTGTGCCATCTCCCCGCCACGATGCCCACGCCGCTGGCTCCCCGAAGGCCCAGTGCCCCAGAGCCCCCCAGCCGGCATGTATGGCAGCACAGGCTCCCTACTACGGCGGGTGGCAGGTCCAGGTCCCCGAGGCCGGGAACTTGGACGTGTGACAGCACCCTGTACACCCCTGCGTGGCCCCCCTTCACCCCGTGTTGCTCCCTCACCCTGGGCACCCTCTTCACCCACTGGGCAGCCCCCACCAGGGGCCCGGAGCTCTGTGGTCATATTCCGCTTTGTGGAGAAGGCCAGCGTGAGGCCACTGAATGGGTTACCTGCTCCTGGAGGCTTGAGTCGGAGCTGGGACCTGGGTGGGGTGTCTCCTCCCAGGCCCACCCCAGCCCTTGGGCCTGGCTCCGACCGAAAGTTGCGGCTGGAAGCATCCACGTCAGACCCACTCCCAGCTGGAGGAGGCTCAGCTCTGCCTGGAAGCCACTGCCTTTTTCCTGGGCCACCAGCTCAAACTCAGGTTGGAGCAGATGGTCTTTACTCCTCTCTCCCCAATGGGCTGGGGGGACCCTCTGAGCACCTGGCTACATTATTCCGAGGACCTGCTGACACTGGACTCCTGAACCAGGTATGTGATCTCCCTTGGGCTCCCTGGAACCCCAGAGACCCAGCAAAGGCCAAGGCTTGTCTCCTTGGCGGTCTTGGGCCTATCAGCTTTTTGCTCTGAATCCTTCAATCTGTGCTAAATCTGCCTCTTTATTGCCTTCTGTGTTTGTCCTTATGTCTCTGCACCTCTGTCcctgtatgtttttctttctgtgtttccgTCCCATGTTCTTGTGTCTTTGTGTGTCTGGCTTTATCTCTGGGTGCCTATGTCTGTATCTCCCTCCTTGGCTTAGGGGGACACCTGGTCCTCACCCCGAGAAGTCTCCTCTCATGCCCAGAGAATCGCTCGAGCCAAATGGGAATTCTTCTATGGCTCTTTGGACCCCCCCAGCTCAGGTAAGGCCTGGGACTGAGGCAAGGGGAACAGGACAGGGCCTTTTCCACAGCAGCCACGGCGTGCTAAGGAGCTTTCCGTTAAACCTCCCCCAATTCCTTCCTGGGCTTCTGAGTTGACTGATGCCTCTCTAGGCCTCCGTCTTTCCATCTATGTTAtgatgggggttgggggatggCAGCTAGGTTGGGTGCTTGGAGGAAGTTGGGTAGTGGAGGGAGGGGATTGCAGGATATCAAGGGTCCGTTCCTTGGCATAGAAAAGAGGCTGGGGTCCCTCAGGCCCCTCAAAGCTGTTTGACAAGAATTTGGTTTGAAATGAGCTCCACTGGCACCAGGAACAAGCTGAGTTTGTAGCAGGAAGAATGGTGGCTAGACAGTGAAAGAACTTCCTGCCCATATGAGGCAGTGGGGGAGAGTTCCTTCTGAGAACAGAATCAGGACAGGGAGCTGATCTGAATAACCTCCTGACCGGGATGCCTGTGCACACTGCAGGTGCTAAGCCCCCAGAGCAGGCCCCCCCATCTCCACCTGGGGTGGGCTCAGGGCAGGGCTCTGGGGTGGCTGTGGGGCGAGCAGCCAAGTACTCCGAGACGGACCTGGACACGGTGCCCCTGAGGTGCTACCGCGAGACCGACATCGATGAGGTGCTGGCTGAGCGGGAAGAGGCTGACTCGGCCATCGAGAGTCAGCCCAGCTCTGAGGGCCCGCCTGGCActgcctgcccgcctgccccACGTCCCAGCCCATGCCTTGGCCCTCGTTCCAGCCTGGGCAGTGGCAATGAGGACGAGGATGAGGCAGGTGGGGAAGAGGATGTGGACGACGAGGTGTTTGAGGCCTCAGAAGGGGCCCGGTgagtgggggagtgggagaggaaAGTGGCTTGCTCCTTCCCACTGGCCCAGAGCTAGAGTTGGGCTCAAAGGGACTGGAATAGAGGCaagggtggggctgggagtgTCAGGAAAAAACTGGTGCGCTGACGGGGCAGTGGAGCACGAGCTTCTGGGCAGAGGCCTGAGGCCTGCAGGATACTGGGGGTGAGGGGCCATCAGCAAGAACCCAGGAGGGTGGGGACAGCCAGGATAAAGGCGGAAAGGGGTGCTGATGAAGGACGGGGGTAGCGTGAGAGGCCAGAGGCCAGAATCCAGCCCAGAGGCATGGGGGCATCCATCTAGATCCTGGGTCCCGGCAGGAGAATGCGGAGTGCGGGGGCTTTCCTCTCTGTCTCACACCCCACTGCAGCCTGGAGCCTCATCTTCTTTTCCTAAGATGTTGCCAGAAATAGAAATGGAATGGCAGGAGGGGAGAGGatcagggagaaggaggagaaagggagattAGCAGGGAGTGAGATAGAAGGGGGATTGGGTGTTGGGGATGGGTAGGGCTGGGGTGCTCCGGGGGCCCTGAATAGCTTGGCAAACCTGTGGTGGGGACCCCCTACCCAGGTGGCTTTTTTAGGGGTCTGGGAGCCTGTGAAAAGGGGATGATAATCCCCTTCACAGAGTTGGTATGAAAGTTCAATGAAATGCTACCTGAGAGCTGTCCTCTAGGCCCCTGATCAGAGATTCTCCCTGCCCCTGCAGGCCAGGCAACCGAATGCCTCACTCCGGGCCTCTCAAGTCGCCTCTGCCCTTTCTACCTGGGACCAGCCCCTTGGCTGATGGGCCTGACTCTTTCAGTTGTGTTTTTGAAGCCATCTTGGAGTCACACCGGGCCAAGGGCACCTCCTACACCAGCCTCACCTCGCTGGAGGCCTTGGCCTCACCTGGCCCGACCCAGAGCCCCTTCTTCACCTTTgagctgcctccccagccccctgcccccaggcctgaCCCACCTGCTCCTGCCCCACTTGCCCCTCTTGAACCGGATTCTGGTACCAGCTCTGCTGCTGATGGGCCTTGGacacagagaggggaggaagaggaggcagaggctggagccaAGCAGGTCCCAGGGAGGGAGCCCCCTAGTCCCTGCCGCTCAGAAGACAGCTTTGGGCTGGGGGCAGCACCCCTGGGCAGGTGAGTGTTTCCTTTGGTTCCTCAGACCTGAGGCCCCAGGGCCCCAGGAACAGTTACTCCAAGGGACAGAGCCTGAATGTGAAGATGTAGTTTATATTCCTGACCCCCGATGGGGTGGTCAAGGAATACAGATGTGTTTTCCCATTTGGAGGACTACTTCCATTGGCTGTGAGTGGGAGCTCCTCACAGCTGCCCCCTTGGTCTCAGATCCAGTGACTTGGGAAACCATGGTTTAGGATTGAAGGGTCCCTAGAGAAcaccttcctttttctctgtaaGGGCCCTTCCCTCCCCAGACAGAGCCTCTAACCTGCTTAGAATTCTTCTGACCTTACCCCCAGCCAGCCTGGAAGTTTCTCCCAAAGATGCAGCCACCAGCCTCTCCTACTTCCTCCCTCCCATGTCACCTCCCCCCTCCAATCTAGAGTCTCTCACCCTTCTCCAGGAAGTCCTTTCACCAGTCTAACCTTTCTGTTCTCCCCTCTGCCAGCTACCCTCTCAGTCACTGAAGCCATGGCAACAGGAGGGGGTGGCCAGGGAGACAGGGTTGCCTAGCAACCAGGAGTTTCCGGCCTCTGTCTCTGGGGTGACAGGTGGCTTTGTGAATAGAGCagctggggtgggaagggaagggaggaagagacagGGGATGAGGGGGTACACTCTGACCCCCAATACCCTCTACCCTAGAGCCTGCTTCTTTGTGGGTGGAAGAGAAGGACCAAGGAGGATGCTCCTCTCCCTAAAAGGCGGGAAGAGGAAAGACATAGGAGCAGGAACGTGTCCCTGCTGCCCTCACATCTTTGTTTGACCCTCCCCTGTTCCTCCCTAGCAGTCCATTTATCCTATCTTTGCTCAAGTTCTCAGAGACAGAAGGCCCTGTTCTGAGTAGGGACAGGGTGGGAATGGGGACTCTATGTCTAATAGCAAACCTAGGGAGCTTTGGGGGAAGCAGCCAGAACTCCCACA
This window harbors:
- the PSD gene encoding PH and SEC7 domain-containing protein 1 isoform X2, whose amino-acid sequence is MAQGAMRFCSEGDCAISPPRCPRRWLPEGPVPQSPPAGMYGSTGSLLRRVAGPGPRGRELGRVTAPCTPLRGPPSPRVAPSPWAPSSPTGQPPPGARSSVVIFRFVEKASVRPLNGLPAPGGLSRSWDLGGVSPPRPTPALGPGSDRKLRLEASTSDPLPAGGGSALPGSHCLFPGPPAQTQVGADGLYSSLPNGLGGPSEHLATLFRGPADTGLLNQGDTWSSPREVSSHAQRIARAKWEFFYGSLDPPSSGAKPPEQAPPSPPGVGSGQGSGVAVGRAAKYSETDLDTVPLRCYRETDIDEVLAEREEADSAIESQPSSEGPPGTACPPAPRPSPCLGPRSSLGSGNEDEDEAGGEEDVDDEVFEASEGARPGNRMPHSGPLKSPLPFLPGTSPLADGPDSFSCVFEAILESHRAKGTSYTSLTSLEALASPGPTQSPFFTFELPPQPPAPRPDPPAPAPLAPLEPDSGTSSAADGPWTQRGEEEEAEAGAKQVPGREPPSPCRSEDSFGLGAAPLGSEPPLSQLVSDSDSELDSTERLALGSTDTLSNGQKADLEAAQRLAKRLYRLDGFRKADVARHLGKNNDFSKLVAGEYLKFFVFTGMTLDQALRVFLKELALMGETQERERVLAHFSQRYFQCNPGALSSEDGAHTLTCALMLLNTDLHGHNIGKRMTCGDFIGNLEGLNEGGDFPRELLKALYSSIKNEKLQWAIDEEELRRSLSELADPNPKVIKRVSGGSGSGSSPFLDLTPEPGAAVYKHGALVRKHLGASGAGRASTASSRA
- the PSD gene encoding PH and SEC7 domain-containing protein 1 isoform X1: MAQGAMRFCSEGDCAISPPRCPRRWLPEGPVPQSPPAGMYGSTGSLLRRVAGPGPRGRELGRVTAPCTPLRGPPSPRVAPSPWAPSSPTGQPPPGARSSVVIFRFVEKASVRPLNGLPAPGGLSRSWDLGGVSPPRPTPALGPGSDRKLRLEASTSDPLPAGGGSALPGSHCLFPGPPAQTQVGADGLYSSLPNGLGGPSEHLATLFRGPADTGLLNQGDTWSSPREVSSHAQRIARAKWEFFYGSLDPPSSGAKPPEQAPPSPPGVGSGQGSGVAVGRAAKYSETDLDTVPLRCYRETDIDEVLAEREEADSAIESQPSSEGPPGTACPPAPRPSPCLGPRSSLGSGNEDEDEAGGEEDVDDEVFEASEGARPGNRMPHSGPLKSPLPFLPGTSPLADGPDSFSCVFEAILESHRAKGTSYTSLTSLEALASPGPTQSPFFTFELPPQPPAPRPDPPAPAPLAPLEPDSGTSSAADGPWTQRGEEEEAEAGAKQVPGREPPSPCRSEDSFGLGAAPLGSEPPLSQLVSDSDSELDSTERLALGSTDTLSNGQKADLEAAQRLAKRLYRLDGFRKADVARHLGKNNDFSKLVAGEYLKFFVFTGMTLDQALRVFLKELALMGETQERERVLAHFSQRYFQCNPGALSSEDGAHTLTCALMLLNTDLHGHNIGKRMTCGDFIGNLEGLNEGGDFPRELLKALYSSIKNEKLQWAIDEEELRRSLSELADPNPKVIKRVSGGSGSGSSPFLDLTPEPGAAVYKHGALVRKVHADPDCRKTPRGKRGWKSFHGILKGMILYLQKEEYQPGKALSEAELKNAISIHHALATRASDYSKRPHVFYLRTADWRVFLFQAPSLEQMQSWITRINVVAAMFSAPPFPAAVSSQKKFSRPLLPSAATRLSQEEQVRTHEAKLKAMASELREHRAAQLGKKARGKEAEEQRQKEAYLEFEKSRYGTYAALLRVKLKAGSEELDAVEAALAQARSTEDGLPPPHSSPSLQPNTTSQPRAQCPGSEPRAGAGSGRWKP